In the genome of Candoia aspera isolate rCanAsp1 chromosome 1, rCanAsp1.hap2, whole genome shotgun sequence, one region contains:
- the COQ6 gene encoding ubiquinone biosynthesis monooxygenase COQ6, mitochondrial isoform X2: protein MMAAVVGLLSGRSAGFYRRKRLRLLAGPVGSFSRQSSVRTNGSDAVYDVVVSGGGMVGAAMAAALGHDVHFSDKKILLLEAGPKKQINNLSTDYSNRVSSITPGSATLLRSFGAWEHICNMRIKPFRRMQVWDACSEAMIMFDNDNLEDMGYIVENDVIISALTKQLDAVSDRVEVLYRSRAVGYTWPLHYQTSDSSPWVQIDLTDGRRLQTKLLIGADGQNSMIRKAAGIQNIQYQYDQSAVVATLHLSEATDNNVAWQRFLPSGPIALLPLSDTASSLVWSTSHEHAAQLQSMDEENFVDSVNYAFWSNANHSDFIDTAASMFRSTVSLLMPSGTTARQLPPSVAKVDPKSRAVFPLGLGHATEYVQYRVALIGDAAHRVHPLAGQGVNMGFGDISCLTNYLSAAAFKGKDLE, encoded by the exons ATGATGGCCGCCGTGGTGGGCTTGTTGTCAGGACGAAGCGCTGGATTTTATCGTAGGAAGAGACTTCGTCTTCTTGCTGGGCCTGTCGGCTCTTTCTCACGGCAGAGCTCAGTGAGAACCAATGGCTCGGACGCAGTGTATGATGTGGTGGTGTCAGGTGGTGGCATGGTGGGAGCCGCCATGGCTGCTGCACTCG GGCATGATGTTCATTTCTCTGATAAGAAAATTCTACTACTTGAAGCTGGTCCAAAGAAACAAATTAACAATTTATCAACAGATTACAGTAATAGAGTCAGTTCTATCACACCTGGATCTGCCACACTTCTAAGGA gttTTGGTGCATGGGAACATATCTGCAATATGAGAATCAAACCTTTTCGGAGGATGCAG GTGTGGGATGCTTGTTCTGAGGCCATGATAATGTTTGATAATGATAACCTGGAAGATATGGGTTATATAGTGGAGAATGATGTTATCATATCAGCACTAACTAAACAGTTGGATGCAGTTTCAG ACCGAGTGGAAGTTCTCTACAGGAGCAGAGCAGTTGGGTATACCTGGCCCCTTCATTATCAAACTTCTGACTCAAGCCCTTGGGTCCAAATTGATTTAACAGATGGACGCAGACTTCAGACCAAACTGCTG ATTGGGGCAGATGGCCAAAATTCTATGATCCGGAAAGCAGCTGGTATTCAGAATATTCAGTATCAATACGATCAGTCAGCAGTAGTTGCTACTCTTCACTTGTCTGAG GCTACAGATAACAATGTGGCATGGCAGAGATTTCTTCCATCAGGACCAATCGCTCTCCTCCCG CTCTCTGATACAGCCAGCTCTTTGGTTTGGTCCACGTCACATGAACATGCAGCTCAACTTCAGAGTATGGATGAAGAAAATTTTGTGGACTCAGTCAACTATGCATTT TGGAGCAACGCAAATCACTCGGACTTCATTGATACTGCTGCATCCATGTTTCGATCTACTGTTTCTCTTTTGATGCCATCGGGGACTACAGCCCGACAGCTACCCCCAAGTGTTGCAAAAGTCGATCCTAAGAGCCGAGCTGTATTCCCTCTTGGATTGGGACACGCAACTGAATATGTCCAATATCGTGTAGCCCTTATTGG